A genomic window from Megalobrama amblycephala isolate DHTTF-2021 linkage group LG2, ASM1881202v1, whole genome shotgun sequence includes:
- the LOC125262784 gene encoding olfactory receptor 10A6-like has protein sequence MIMAQSTKLNMSFILDAYNRIHELKYVFIVMLFLLYTIIIMANALIIYVTYIERKLHKPMYFFICNMACINVYGGTAVAPFVITRFLTGDYQITWVSCIAQIFCIYTYGGCDITNLTVMAYDRYISICYPLMYEKKVTPTIVIIYIAFTWLFPFFRFSITLSLTANIDICGIIIEKVYCDNYSVVKLSCSDISYYNIFGTTMIFFSVVLPFFIIFYSYLRIIFICLKLTKRGRDKLFSTCVPHLMALLNFIIGSSFELFQSRFDMRHVPYTLRIILSLYFLILSPIINPVIYGMRTQAIKEAIIRKLCNKLYQRKSVAICQS, from the exons AT GATCATGGcacaaagcacaaagcttaaTATGTCCTTCATACTGGATGCATACAATAGAATACATGAactgaaatatgtttttattgtcaTGCTATTTTTACTCTACACAATCATTATCATGGCTAATGCACTGATCATCTATGTAACTTACATTGAGAGAAAACTACATAAGCCAATGTATTTCTTCATATGCAATATGgcatgtataaatgtatatggTGGTACAGCAGTTGCACCTTTTGTCATAACAAGATTCTTGACAGGGGATTATCAAATAACATGGGTTTCTTGTATTGCACagatattttgtatatatacatatggtGGATGTGACATAACAAACCTAACAGTTATGGCTTATGATCGATATATTTCTATATGTTATCCTTTAATGTATGAAAAGAAAGTCACTCCTACaatagtaattatatatattgcatTCACTTGGCTTTTCCCCTTTTTCCGATTTTCAATCACTCTCTCACTAACAGCAAACATTGACATCTGTGGTATCATCATTGAAAAGGTCTACTGTGATAATTATTCAGTAGTGAAGCTGTCATGCTCTGATATTTCATATTATAACATATTTGGCACAACaatgatatttttttcagttgtactcccattttttatcattttctaCTCATATTTAAGGATCATCTTCATCTGTTTAAAACTGACAAAGAGAGGACGAGACAAACTCTTTAGCACTTGTGTCCCACATCTAATGGCATTATTGAACTTCATAATTGGGAGTTCCTTTGAACTTTTCCAAAGCCGATTTGATATGAGACATGTACCCTACACGCTTCGTATAATACTTTCTTTGTATTTCCTTATTTTGTCTCCAATAATTAATCCAGTCATTTATGGGATGAGAACGCAGGCAATAAAGGAAGCTATAATAAGAAAACTTTGTAATAAGTTATATCAAAGGAAATCTGTTGCAATCTGTCAAAGTTGA